A region from the Saccharomonospora azurea NA-128 genome encodes:
- a CDS encoding rhodanese-like domain-containing protein, translated as MRKAVTGTSIDAHTLKKRIADHEALTIIDVRTPAEFASTHISGSHNLPLAELSQRTQELAEHLNDAVVLVCQSGVRAVQAQQQLAAAGIDNTEVLTGGVPAFESAGGRVVRGAQRWAMDRQVRLTAGSLVLLGFLGSKLVSPRLGYLSAAIGAGLTFSAVTNSCGLAAVLARMPWNRTPGHTADGGTCGLPASRRTS; from the coding sequence ATGCGCAAAGCCGTCACCGGCACGTCCATCGACGCGCACACGCTGAAGAAGCGCATCGCGGACCATGAGGCGCTCACGATCATCGACGTGCGCACACCGGCGGAGTTCGCGTCGACTCACATCAGTGGCTCCCACAATCTCCCGCTGGCGGAACTGTCCCAGCGCACCCAGGAACTCGCCGAGCACCTGAACGACGCCGTGGTGCTCGTCTGCCAGTCGGGAGTACGGGCCGTCCAGGCACAGCAACAGCTGGCCGCGGCGGGCATCGACAACACCGAGGTCCTCACCGGCGGCGTCCCCGCCTTCGAGTCGGCAGGCGGCCGCGTCGTCCGCGGTGCCCAACGCTGGGCCATGGACCGTCAAGTTCGTCTGACCGCGGGATCCCTGGTGCTGCTCGGCTTCCTCGGGTCCAAGCTGGTCAGCCCCCGCCTCGGCTACCTCTCGGCCGCCATCGGTGCGGGGCTGACGTTCTCGGCGGTGACCAACTCCTGCGGTCTGGCCGCGGTACTCGCACGAATGCCGTGGAACAGAACACCCGGCCACACCGCGGACGGCGGCACCTGTGGCCTGCCGGCCTCGCGCCGCACGTCCTGA